From the genome of Monomorium pharaonis isolate MP-MQ-018 chromosome 2, ASM1337386v2, whole genome shotgun sequence, one region includes:
- the LOC118644560 gene encoding uncharacterized protein LOC118644560: MENKKKGSWDKDNLKTALDKVLSKKMGLREAALKYSIPKSTLHDKITCLKSGEEIALQPKLGRFTKTFLPEYEEQLLNHVKDLSNRCLPLMKKEFLKLAYDLAVELKLPHRFNTEKRTAGKHFYYDFMARHPDLSLRTPESTSMMRAVGFNKPQVDLFFSNLEKLMNQYNFPPSNKRNKAPKTNSSGTFIRA, from the coding sequence AtggagaataaaaagaaaggatCATGGGATAAGGATAATTTGAAAACTGCTCTTGATAAAgttttgtcaaaaaaaatgGGACTGAGAGAAGCTGCGCTAAAGTATAGTATTCCTAAAAGCACtttacatgacaaaataaCCTGCCTAAAGTCCGGTGAAGAAATTGCATTGCAGCCTAAGCTTGGTAGATTCACCAAAACATTCCTACCAGAATATGAAGAACAATTATTGAACCATGTAAAAGACTTATCTAATCGATGTTTGCCacttatgaaaaaagaatttttaaagttgGCATATGACTTAGCTGTAGAGCTAAAGCTTCCTCATCGCTTCAACACTGAAAAAAGAACAGCtggtaaacatttttactatGATTTTATGGCTAGACATCCTGATTTATCACTAAGAACACCCGAGTCTACGAGTATGATGCGAGCTGTAGGTTTTAATAAGCCGCAGGTAGATTTGTTCTTCTCAAATCTTGAAAAACTCAtgaatcaatataattttcctcCTTCTAACAAAAGAAACAAAGCACCGAAAACAAACAGCAGTGGCACATTTATCCGGGCCTGA